A genomic region of Arachis stenosperma cultivar V10309 chromosome 9, arast.V10309.gnm1.PFL2, whole genome shotgun sequence contains the following coding sequences:
- the LOC130949253 gene encoding bidirectional sugar transporter SWEET6a-like: protein MVSAALVRTVIGIIGNVISFGLFFSPAPTFYRIIKKKSVEEFKPDPYIATVLNCAFWVFYGLPFVHPHSVLVVTINGVGLVFEFVYLTIFYIYATNIGRRKVLFLLGSEVLFFAAVALITLLVLHGTHERSLVVGVLCDIFNIMMYVSPLTIMAKVIKTKSVEYMPFWLSLTNFLNGVCWTTYALIHPFDIYVLVSNGIGALSGLIQLILYACYCSCNNGENNGDGDDSVSTTVVKGKIELV from the coding sequence atggtgAGCGCTGCACTTGTTCGTACCGTTATCGGCATTATAGGGAATGTGATCTCTTTCGGCTTGTTTTTCTCACCAGCGCCAACATTCTATCggataataaagaaaaagtccGTGGAAGAGTTCAAACCCGATCCATATATAGCAACGGTTCTAAACTGTGCGTTTTGGGTGTTCTATGGGCTTCCTTTCGTGCACCCTCACAGTGTGCTTGTGGTTACCATCAATGGCGTTGGCCTTGTCTTCGAGTTCGTCTATCTCACCATTTTTTACATTTATGCCACTAACATAGGACGGAGGAAGGTACTGTTCCTTCTGGGATCAGAGGTTTTGTTCTTTGCCGCTGTTGCTCTTATAACGTTGCTGGTACTACATGGCACTCACGAAAGATCGTTAGTGGTTGGTGTACTGTGTGATATATTTAATATCATGATGTATGTCTCTCCTCTTACGATCATGGCAAAGGTTATAAAAACCAAGAGCGTGGAATATATGCCATTTTGGCTATCTCTAACTAACTTCCTCAATGGAGTGTGCTGGACAACATACGCTCTCATCCACCCTTTCGATATTTACGTCCTGGTAAGTAATGGAATTGGAGCATTGTCTGGACTGATTCAGCTGATACTATATGCTTGTTACTGTTCCTGTAATAATGGAGAGAATAACGGTGATGGTGATGACAGTGTGTCAACTACAGTTGTTAAGGGAAAGATTGAATTAGTTTGA